The Rosa chinensis cultivar Old Blush chromosome 7, RchiOBHm-V2, whole genome shotgun sequence DNA segment ttttttcttattatttttgtCCATCCTGACTCTCCACTATATGACATTCTTTCGTGTACAGATTTTGCAAACAATAGTTTCGAGGGCTCAAGATAAGACGCGTTCTCTGAGATCTCTCAGTACTAAGGAGGTAACATCAACATCACTTTTTGAAATATCATTTAATATGATGTTTTAGCAGTTACAGTTATAGTTTTgtcctcaaatttttttatgcCATAAATTGTGTTTTGCAGTTTAGGCATTTTGCTAATAAAGTTGGTAATCTTGAGCGTCCTTTTCTCAAAGAATTCTTTCCTCGCTGGGTAGAACTGTGTGGTTGTCCAGTGCTGAGGTATCATGCGTGTGCTACATATGCTCTTTTCTTTCATGCCTGGATCTCTTTTCCAGATTCATTTACTTATATGCTTTTGTTCACTGGTACTAAAATTTGAAGGAtgggcttctcctacaacaaacGAAAGAATATGGTTGAAGTTGCAGTTTTACGTGGGTGCACAGAAATGTCGGATTCAAGTGCTTCAACTGTTAATGCTAATTCAGAATCTGAAAAGCGTGACAGTGATAGTGGATGGCCTGGAATGATGAGCATCAGAGTTCATGAACTTGATGGTACATTTGACCATCCGGTTCTGCCAATGGCTGGAGAAACAGTCCAGCTGCTGGAAATACAATGTCATTCAAAACTTGCTGCTAGACGCTTTCAGAAGCCTAAAAAGGGTTCAAAGCTTGATGGAGCAGATGATAATGGAGATGCAACTCCTGCCCTAGATATACGCTCCAGGTATATTATAAACTTAATGCTTTAGCAGTTATTGAATAAAATATTCAGCAtgttgaaaattttcttttggcAGTATGGAATCTCCGTTGCTGTGGATGAGGGCAGATCCAGAAATGGAATACCTTGCTGAAATTCATTTCAATCAACCTGTACAGATGTGGGTACGTATGAGATTGCGGTGATTCTACATGCTTTTATGGAGTTATAAACATGTGGGTTAATCAATGTGTTGCTTATGCTCAATCAATTATTTCTCTTCCATGTTAGATAAGTCTATTGGTCATTGACTATTTTTATGGTGGTTGCCATATCAGATTAATCAGTTGGAGAAGGACAAAGATGTTGTTGCTCAGGCACAAGCAATTGCAATGCTTGAATCCTTACCTCAGCTTCCATTTTCTGTTGTTAATGCTCTTAATAACTTCCTCATTGACTCCAAGGTATTTTCAAATTCATAGTTATACTGCTGTGGAATCATGTATCACCAGGAGAGTAATTTTATGAAGTTTTGTTCTTTGATCCCAAGGCCTTCTGGAGAGTTCGAATTGAGGCTGCCTTTGCATTGGCTAATACAGCATCTGAGGTACTACTATTCTTAATTGTCTCGGACTGTTAGATACTTAAAATCCTTGATTCACTTGAGTTCTGAtattagtttttgttgttgtttattACTGTACCTGTCACAGATCAACTTTTACATTGACCTGTGCACTGTGCTATTTTCTTCAGGATACGGATTGGGCTGGTCTACTCCATTTGGTGACATTCTATAAAAGTCGAAGGTTTGATGCAAACATTGGACTCCCCAAGTATGTTCTTTACTGGTATTATTTGAACTGCAAATTGTGGTGATCTTACTCCAgaaaataacaattaacaattttgtttcttgttaaTGTTGCCAGGCCAAATGACTTCCATGATATTCCCGAATACTTAGTTCTTGAGGTAATGCAATGAGGTAGGATATGTAATAAGTTGTCTGTCATGTGCCATGGTTGGCTGGTTTGTATGATTTGCAGTGTATATGAAATATTGAAATGTCTCATGTTATACTACTTATATtcatcaaaaactcaaaaagtaTGATACAAGAAAGTGAACCATATCTAAGAGAAACAAAGTGCAAGCAGTACCATATCATTTGTACTTGTATAGCACCTGTTTGAACAGTGCCGTAAAATACTTGGACATTCTTCTGTTATTAGAAATACCATAGCATTTCATTACCTGTGCTCAGTTCTCAACTGATATGGACCTAACACAAGTCCACAACCCTAAAAATATGGATTAAGTGCGCTGAAGAATCATTTCAAAAATGTGTCTTACTCGTGTATCTGACAGTTTGACTTGTGGGATATACATCGCTATCATCATATCTAAGAAATGTTAAATTATGCATGTGAAGCTGTCAAGGACCCTCTAGATATAATAGTTGTTTTTATAACTTGCAGGCAATTCCACATGCTGTAGCTATGGTTAGAGCTGCTGACCAGAAAAGCCCAAGAGAGGCTGTTGAGTTTGTCCTACAACTGTTGAAGGTATTTACGTTTTGGGTAGTTATCATACCTGCATGAGCAGAGATATATATGGTTTCCAAAAACTGAACTTTCACTTGGCCTATATGGTCATACAAGCCTATAATTGGTCTCAGAAAAGTTCTTTCCAAACTTAATAACCAAGTAAAATTTTGTGAACTTATTCCTTGTCTTGCTTCAGTACTATGCACGGCCTTTCTTTGACAGTGAAACACTCACTTTTCTATATATTATTTCATTTCCTCCGCCATTAATTTCTAAAGGTTTAGTCTGTTTCTAactctgtttttgttttgtacGACAGTACAATGACAACAATGGGAACTCTTATTCTGATGTGTTCTGGCTTTCTTCATTAATTCAGTCTGTCGGAGAACTTGAATTTGGGCAACAGGTTTGTTTTTTTACAAAATATCATTGATTCTATTGTGGCTGCCATACCTCGTCTTGCAGTTCTTTTTTAACATTATGTTGCCCTACACAGGCACAGATATATATGCACACGCGTGTGTTTTTCTATAATttatattaaattcatttaaatGAACACTGGAtgtgcatgtgtgtgtgtgtgtttctgtaatttatattaaatttatttaaatgAACGCTGATTTCACCCTGGATAGCAGTTGATATTAGTCATATTACTTTCAATCCAGTGTCTACTTCGTCAACATGAAAACTAAAAGGCTCATTTTGCTTCTATGCTATATTTGTTTGACCACTTACAGTGTTCTGGTTGTTTCTTCACTCCATGCAGAGTATTGTCCTTTTATCATCTCTTCTTAAGCGTATTGATCGGCTTTTGCAATTTGACAGGTATGTTTACTTATTTCGAACTGCATACAATGAGTTGTGTCgagtaattcctttaatttatgTTTTCTTTGGAAATGGATGTACCAGGTTGATGCCTAGCTACAATGGTATCTTGTCAGTCAGCTGTATCAGGTCCCTGACACATATTGCCTTGAAACTTATGGGATTTGTTCCTCTTGTGAGTAATTATATCACCTAGTGAGATTGCATTTTCAAAGTTCTTGTACTTGAATGTAGTGTTCTTATGATTTTGACTTGTGGCAGGATCGTGTGTTTGAGCTTGTAAAACCTTTTCGCGATATCAAGGCCATATGGCAAGTTAGGGTTGAAGCAAGCCGAGCACTCCTTGATCTTGAATTCCACTGCAAAGGCATTGATGCAGCTTTGGCATTATTTATGAGATATTTAGATGAAGAGCCATCCTTCAGAGGTGCTTGTCACTATCTTCAGTGGAAAAACTTTCTGGATTTTTACTCTACCACGTGAATGTTAGAATCCCTTTGTTTAACTTTCTATGTGTATATTCATTATTGTATATATTCCTTAATTACAGGTCAGATGAAGTTGGCTGTGCATGCTATGAGGTTATGCAAGGTAAGAGGTGGATCTGATTGTGAGGATGAAGTTCAGAGCCAGACTCTTGTGGCTTTACTTCGCCTACTTGAAGGCCAGATGGCATTTAATAATATCTTTCTTCGTCACCACGTATTCTGCATCCTACAAATCCTTGCAGGAAGGTGGGAACACCCTTTTTGTATGTATATTTTTACATATTAAAGAAGTAACACTACACTGATGACACTTAAAAGATGAAAGACAGTCTGTCTTGTTCATGCTATCAGGAGTACATTTGTTCTCAATAAAAACCAATTTTGTCCATTTATTTTGTAGTTAATTTACACTGAGTTCCATTTTCAGGCCCCCAACCTTATATGGAGTGCCAAGAGATCATAGACCATTGCTTCTAGGTGATGCAGAAGGCTTACACGTGCAGAAGAACATTTTTGCTTCTTTCATTCCAGAAAGTAAATCTCAGGAACCACCTTCTGACCATGCACATGATGGTGTGTCTGTTCCCGAAACTTCCAGAGATGTTTTGGGTGCTCCAGAAGCTACCATGGATGGGTTGTCCGCTCCAGCCCCAGGAGCTTTTAGAGATGGGTTGTCCATTGCAGCTCCAGAAGCATCCATGGATGGGTTGTCAGTTCCAGCTCCAGAAGCTCTTAGAGATGGGTTGGCCTTTGCAGAAGCTTCCAAGGAAGATTTTGGTGCTTCAGAACCTCCCAATGATGCTTTCATTGGTTTGGGTCCTTTAGAACCTTTCAGTGATGATTTGGTTACAGTGGTAGATCCTTCCGCTGGTGGTTTGGGTGCTGTGGAAACTTCCAAGGATGTCATGGCAGCAGTTCCGGAACCTCCCAAGGATATCTTGATAGTTCCTGAACCTTCCAAGGATATCTTGATAGCTCCTGATCGTTCCATGGATAACTTGGCAGTTCGTGAACCTTCCAAGGAAGCAGATACCATTTCCAACAGTCACAGACGGAAGTTGCCAGTTGTTAAGATCAGGGTAAAAAAATCTGCTACTAATAGCAGAGCAGAAGAAGGCGATAATCAAACTGTTGAGAGATCTCAAGGTGGGCATGCTAGCAGTTCAGTTTCTGTGGATGCACCTCACAGGAATTTCCGAGAAGTTGTGAGCCTTAGCAACCAAAACTTTGAGGAAGTTAACTCTTGTCATGATCTTGGATCTCGGATGACTGCCAGCATCGGTAGTGCAAAATTTGCAAGTGATGCTGATGATAATATAGGAAGGGAATTGCAGTGCACTGCTGATTCAAGCAAAGTTTCTGTACAGCCTCGACCCGATATTTCATCACCTAGCTTCATGCAAGATAACCAAGATGCAGATGTGCAGAAGTACGCAAGCCTTCAGGCTCTTTCAGCTCCGAGGAATGATCTTAATGGTGGTTCTTTTGGCACAATGGATGTACTGCCTCATGGGAAGGAaaaggagagaaagaaagacAAGGACAAGAAAAGGAAGCGGGATAAAGGCCATCGAGATGATCCCGAGTATATTGAGCGAAAACGAttaaagaaggagaaaaggcagaaagagaaggagctgTCGAAGTTGTTGAGTGACAGTGCCAAAGTACCTTCCCTGGACGTACCAAGTAAGGAGGTACTTGGAATGAAGCCTGCAACTTTGCAACTGAAACCAGTTGAGCCCAGTAGATCAAACAAATTAGTCCTCGCAACTGTTGAAGCGACCAGGCCCGAGGCATCAGGAACTAAAACCATCACCCCCAAGATTCGTATTAAAACCAAATTTCGAACTCTGGACAAATCATAGGCTCATGGATGTAATGATGCATTTGCTGGGGGGGAGGGTTAGAGTTTTGTGGTTACGTGATTCATGATTGCCAATAGCTACCACCAAATGAATTGTCGCTAGAGCCTGGGGACAATTGTTCGAGATAACTGCTCTCAATTGTAAACGCCATTGGCAACCATATCGGTTCTTTTGTAACCTTTGAAAAATTTTCCCGGCATAGAGTTTTTCACCCCAGTCAGTTTGCTTAGAAATATTACTTGAAAGTATGCAATGCATATTGGTCTTGTTTGACATGGATACATAAGGTTGTAGCCAAACACAGAAACAAATTTGACAAATTCTCAAAAAATGGCTAGTAGGTGGTTCCAAGAATCGCAATAGATTAAGGCTGAACGATTAGATTCAGTTGTCCTTGTGGAAATCATCAACTTCAGAATTCGAAGGAACCAAGCAAATGAAATGACCGAAAACGACCTGGCGACTGCCAACCCTAAGCTCTATTCTGCCAAAAGCTGACTGCAATTTGCTCATTCTGATACTtgttcccaaaaaaaaagaaaaagaaaaaaaaggagaattCCATGTCACACTATGAAAGGATTGGACAGACGATGAGTGAGAGGAGCTTAAACAGGGACACGAGGAACTGTCTCTTTACCGTGCTTTTATTTTCTGGGCCGAATAACCACGGAAGCTTCACCATCTGAATTCCAATCGAACTGCCACGTAAGGGGACTGAGAAAATCTGACCTAAGTTTTTCCGTATTAGGCCTAGAAGATATTTTCTTTCAACTTCAGCTGGATTCTGCAcaagatttatttattttattggatTTCACGATATGTTAACGAAGCACTCCTCAATTGTACGGTAACTACTGTTTGTTCACGATGCTAGTAGCAGGTGCTACTACCCTACCGTGGCTTAATTCTCAGCTGATCGATGCTTTTATACTAAAAATTAGGATCTGGTTTGGAAAGAGGGTTTGTTGCTGCAATTAATAACAAAGGACTGTATGTCTCAAACATAGACTTTAAGTCACTAGACCTGCTACCATAAATAAAAGCCTTCATTGCATGCAGCAATGGTCCATCAGCCTATGTATAGTCAATTTAGGTAAATTATCAATAAACATAAAGCTCAAAGTTCAAACCTTTTGCTGCAGTGGTAGACCGATGAACTTCATGTAGTGCTAGATCTGGCTAGCTATTATTGTTATTGTATGATTGTATGAAACTAGTCTACCACTTGATGGAGTTGTTTACCTAACTATCTAGTAAGGTATTGGTGGACATGTATGTAAATAAGACAACCctccttgtgtgtgtgtgtgtgtatatatatatatatatatatatagattaaaCATAAAACTGAATTACTTGAATGACTTAGTAAACCAACTGCCCACTAGAGATTTGAACGTATTTAGAGCACTTGTGGTAATCTTGTCTATTGAGGTTTGATATACATTATTGACATATTCTTTATTTAGCTATTAAAGTTTTTGACTTatgatataattatatatataccctTACTATTTGCTCCAACTTTTTGCCCTTTTTGTTTGTTACAGTGTATAGTGTGGAATTGCAAGTTTGCAACTCCTATTATTGTTGATCTTTCGGCTTAAGAACCGAACGACCTCATATAATTAAACTTACCACGTCAGAGGAATGAGACTGCTGAGAGCGTCAGACGTACAGCTCTGTCCAGACTGGCCTTCATATATATAACCTAGCTAGCTTGTACCAAACCTTAGCCTGCAGGCTCTGCAATATATGAGTAGCAGTAATAATTAATAGACTACTGTAGAGAGTAATTAACGACCACGCATCGTCGTTAATCAATGAATTGCAGGTTTATATTCGAAGCTGAAGCTGAAGCAAAGTCATGACTAGCTCTGTCAGTGATACTATTCTGCGCACTACCTTTGGTCCTTTACGTTCCCAGCTAAACATTGTACGTACGCCTTCCTTTAGAATTAATTGCAGctattgcctctctctctctctctctctctctctctctctatatatatatatatatatgtgtgtgtgtgtattgatttataatatatatgcacatatataGACACATGTATCCATGTGGTTCAGTTTGTGGATGGAAATCCAACGAGTTAGCTACTGCATTTATTGCTGCATCTTCCTTTTCCAGATTTGTAGCTTTCGGTTTCCCTTGCGATCTTGTCGTTTCTGTTTCAAACAGTAGTGCTACCTGCTACAAATGATTACTGTACTGTTATCACCTcgaagataaaaataaataaataaataaataaaatcgaGTACATACATGCAGTTTTGCTCCAGCTCTTGCAGATGATTTAGTAAATTTTTAATAATTATACTTTTTCTAGTTATGAGCAGAAAAAGCACGTTTACttgacccaaaaacaaaaaagggaaaaaaaactcTGAAATGATCGAGCTAGGTTGTGGTTATGAAGCTAAGATGGAACTTTCAAAACAATCGAGCCGGTTGCGAATTTGCAAACTAGCTAGATTACAGTAGCTAGCCGTTAGCGTATATATCAGGGTCTCTCTCGCGCTCTCTTTCTATCTCTttctgtctatatatatatccaagACATATATGAGTCTGCTTTGAACTTGGGCTCTCTTTCTGTCTTCGAGTCTCACAAAATCAAGCTAGCTCTTGATCAGTAAAGGCGGCAGCACCAACCATT contains these protein-coding regions:
- the LOC112175516 gene encoding transcription initiation factor TFIID subunit 2 isoform X2, translating into MLVQNLRLVRIDYWVEKAETGIYFCNNVLHTDNQMRRARCWFPCMDDCSQSCCYDLEFTVARNLVAVSNGSLLYQVLSKDDPPRKTYVYRLDVPVSARWISLVVAPFEILPDHQSGLISHMCLPANLSKLRNTVDFFHGAFSCYKDYLAVNFPFGSYKQVFIEPEMAVSSLSSGASMSIFSSQVLFDEKIIDQTIDTRIKLAFALARQWFGVYITPDAPNDEWLLDGLAGFLTDLFIKKYLGNNEARYRRYKANCAVCRADDSGATALSSTASCKDLFGTQCIGIYSKIRSWKSVAILQMLEKQMGPESFRKILQTIVSRAQDKTRSLRSLSTKEFRHFANKVGNLERPFLKEFFPRWVELCGCPVLRMGFSYNKRKNMVEVAVLRGCTEMSDSSASTVNANSESEKRDSDSGWPGMMSIRVHELDGTFDHPVLPMAGETVQLLEIQCHSKLAARRFQKPKKGSKLDGADDNGDATPALDIRSSMESPLLWMRADPEMEYLAEIHFNQPVQMWINQLEKDKDVVAQAQAIAMLESLPQLPFSVVNALNNFLIDSKAFWRVRIEAAFALANTASEDTDWAGLLHLVTFYKSRRFDANIGLPKPNDFHDIPEYLVLEAIPHAVAMVRAADQKSPREAVEFVLQLLKYNDNNGNSYSDVFWLSSLIQSVGELEFGQQSIVLLSSLLKRIDRLLQFDRLMPSYNGILSVSCIRSLTHIALKLMGFVPLDRVFELVKPFRDIKAIWQVRVEASRALLDLEFHCKGIDAALALFMRYLDEEPSFRGQMKLAVHAMRLCKVRGGSDCEDEVQSQTLVALLRLLEGQMAFNNIFLRHHVFCILQILAGRPPTLYGVPRDHRPLLLGDAEGLHVQKNIFASFIPESKSQEPPSDHAHDGVSVPETSRDVLGAPEATMDGLSAPAPGAFRDGLSIAAPEASMDGLSVPAPEALRDGLAFAEASKEDFGASEPPNDAFIGLGPLEPFSDDLVTVVDPSAGGLGAVETSKDVMAAVPEPPKDILIVPEPSKDILIAPDRSMDNLAVREPSKEADTISNSHRRKLPVVKIRVKKSATNSRAEEGDNQTVERSQGGHASSSVSVDAPHRNFREVVSLSNQNFEEVNSCHDLGSRMTASIGSAKFASDADDNIGRELQCTADSSKVSVQPRPDISSPSFMQDNQDADVQKYASLQALSAPRNDLNGGSFGTMDVLPHGKEKERKKDKDKKRKRDKGHRDDPEYIERKRLKKEKRQKEKELSKLLSDSAKVPSLDVPSKEVLGMKPATLQLKPVEPSRSNKLVLATVEATRPEASGTKTITPKIRIKTKFRTLDKS
- the LOC112175516 gene encoding transcription initiation factor TFIID subunit 2 isoform X1, whose product is MAKPRKPKNDDAKPDNSGPVVRHQKLCLSIDLANRRIYGYTELKIMVPEMGIVGLHAENLGIESVSVDGEPTEFEYYPHSNHRDSESERDWSSVTSPSSAADAAGSSYLSALERELVPNLLINCCKAFKAGSEVQEQVVVVVENEAAQQSSEEAKQNLRLVRIDYWVEKAETGIYFCNNVLHTDNQMRRARCWFPCMDDCSQSCCYDLEFTVARNLVAVSNGSLLYQVLSKDDPPRKTYVYRLDVPVSARWISLVVAPFEILPDHQSGLISHMCLPANLSKLRNTVDFFHGAFSCYKDYLAVNFPFGSYKQVFIEPEMAVSSLSSGASMSIFSSQVLFDEKIIDQTIDTRIKLAFALARQWFGVYITPDAPNDEWLLDGLAGFLTDLFIKKYLGNNEARYRRYKANCAVCRADDSGATALSSTASCKDLFGTQCIGIYSKIRSWKSVAILQMLEKQMGPESFRKILQTIVSRAQDKTRSLRSLSTKEFRHFANKVGNLERPFLKEFFPRWVELCGCPVLRMGFSYNKRKNMVEVAVLRGCTEMSDSSASTVNANSESEKRDSDSGWPGMMSIRVHELDGTFDHPVLPMAGETVQLLEIQCHSKLAARRFQKPKKGSKLDGADDNGDATPALDIRSSMESPLLWMRADPEMEYLAEIHFNQPVQMWINQLEKDKDVVAQAQAIAMLESLPQLPFSVVNALNNFLIDSKAFWRVRIEAAFALANTASEDTDWAGLLHLVTFYKSRRFDANIGLPKPNDFHDIPEYLVLEAIPHAVAMVRAADQKSPREAVEFVLQLLKYNDNNGNSYSDVFWLSSLIQSVGELEFGQQSIVLLSSLLKRIDRLLQFDRLMPSYNGILSVSCIRSLTHIALKLMGFVPLDRVFELVKPFRDIKAIWQVRVEASRALLDLEFHCKGIDAALALFMRYLDEEPSFRGQMKLAVHAMRLCKVRGGSDCEDEVQSQTLVALLRLLEGQMAFNNIFLRHHVFCILQILAGRPPTLYGVPRDHRPLLLGDAEGLHVQKNIFASFIPESKSQEPPSDHAHDGVSVPETSRDVLGAPEATMDGLSAPAPGAFRDGLSIAAPEASMDGLSVPAPEALRDGLAFAEASKEDFGASEPPNDAFIGLGPLEPFSDDLVTVVDPSAGGLGAVETSKDVMAAVPEPPKDILIVPEPSKDILIAPDRSMDNLAVREPSKEADTISNSHRRKLPVVKIRVKKSATNSRAEEGDNQTVERSQGGHASSSVSVDAPHRNFREVVSLSNQNFEEVNSCHDLGSRMTASIGSAKFASDADDNIGRELQCTADSSKVSVQPRPDISSPSFMQDNQDADVQKYASLQALSAPRNDLNGGSFGTMDVLPHGKEKERKKDKDKKRKRDKGHRDDPEYIERKRLKKEKRQKEKELSKLLSDSAKVPSLDVPSKEVLGMKPATLQLKPVEPSRSNKLVLATVEATRPEASGTKTITPKIRIKTKFRTLDKS
- the LOC112175516 gene encoding transcription initiation factor TFIID subunit 2 isoform X3, which produces MAKPRKPKNDDAKPDNSGPVVRHQKLCLSIDLANRRIYGYTELKIMVPEMGIVGLHAENLGIESVSVDGEPTEFEYYPHSNHRDSESERDWSSVTSPSSAADAAGSSYLSALERELVPNLLINCCKAFKAGSEVQEQVVVVVENEAAQQSSEEAKQNLRLVRIDYWVEKAETGIYFCNNVLHTDNQMRRARCWFPCMDDCSQSCCYDLEFTVARNLVAVSNGSLLYQVLSKDDPPRKTYVYRLDVPVSARWISLVVAPFEILPDHQSGLISHMCLPANLSKLRNTVDFFHGAFSCYKDYLAVNFPFGSYKQVFIEPEMAVSSLSSGASMSIFSSQVLFDEKIIDQTIDTRIKLAFALARQWFGVYITPDAPNDEWLLDGLAGFLTDLFIKKYLGNNEARYRRYKANCAVCRADDSGATALSSTASCKDLFGTQCIGIYSKIRSWKSVAILQMLEKQMGPESFRKILQTIVSRAQDKTRSLRSLSTKEFRHFANKVGNLERPFLKEFFPRWVELCGCPVLRMGFSYNKRKNMVEVAVLRGCTEMSDSSASTVNANSESEKRDSDSGWPGMMSIRVHELDGTFDHPVLPMAGETVQLLEIQCHSKLAARRFQKPKKGSKLDGADDNGDATPALDIRSSMESPLLWMRADPEMEYLAEIHFNQPVQMWINQLEKDKDVVAQAQAIAMLESLPQLPFSVVNALNNFLIDSKAFWRVRIEAAFALANTASEDTDWAGLLHLVTFYKSRRFDANIGLPKPNDFHDIPEYLVLEAIPHAVAMVRAADQKSPREAVEFVLQLLKYNDNNGNSYSDVFWLSSLIQSVGELEFGQQSIVLLSSLLKRIDRLLQFDRLMPSYNGILSVSCIRSLTHIALKLMGFVPLDRVFELVKPFRDIKAIWQVRVEASRALLDLEFHCKGIDAALALFMRYLDEEPSFRGQMKLAVHAMRLCKAPNLIWSAKRS